One genomic region from Capra hircus breed San Clemente chromosome 6, ASM170441v1, whole genome shotgun sequence encodes:
- the LOC102182395 gene encoding growth-regulated protein homolog gamma isoform X2 translates to MARAAIAAPRLLRAAMLLLLLVAAGRRAAGAPVVNELRCHCLQTLQGIHLKNIQSVKVTPPGPHCGQTEVIATLKNGQEACLNPEAPMVKKIINKMLNKN, encoded by the exons ATGGCCCGAGCCGCGATCGCCGCTCCCCGGCTCCTCCGTGCCGCGATGCTACTCCTGCTCCTGGTGGCCGCCGGCCGGCGCGCAGCAG GGGCGCCCGTGGTCAATGAACTGCGCTGCCATTGCCTGCAGACTTTGCAGGGGATTCACCTCAAGAACATCCAGAGCGTGAAGGTGACGCCCCCGGGCCCCCACTGCGGCCAAACCGAAGTCAT AGCCACTCTTAAGAATGGTCAGGAAGCTTGTCTCAACCCTGAAGCTCCCATGGTTAAGAAAATCATCAATAAGATGCTAAACAA GAACTGA
- the LOC102182683 gene encoding growth-regulated alpha protein-like yields the protein MARAANAAARLLGAAMLLLLLVAAGRRAAGAPVVNELRCQCLQTVQGIHLKNMQSVKVTPPGPHCGQAEVIATLKTGQEVCLNPAAPMVKKIIDKMLNQASAN from the exons ATGGCCCGAGCCGCGAACGCCGCCGCCCGGCTCCTCGGCGCCGCGATGCTGCTCCTGCTCCTGGTGGCCGCCGGCCGGCGCGCAGCAG GGGCGCCCGTGGTCAACGAACTGCGCTGCCAGTGCCTGCAGACCGTGCAGGGGATTCACCTCAAGAACATGCAGAGCGTGAAGGTGACGCCCCCGGGCCCCCACTGCGGCCAAGCCGAAGTCAT AGCCACTCTCAAGACTGGTCAGGAAGTGTGTCTCAACCCCGCCGCCCCCATGGTTAAGAAAATCATCGATAAGATGCTAAACCA GGCTAGCGCCAACTGA
- the LOC102182395 gene encoding growth-regulated protein homolog gamma isoform X1 has translation MARAAIAAPRLLRAAMLLLLLVAAGRRAAGAPVVNELRCHCLQTLQGIHLKNIQSVKVTPPGPHCGQTEVIATLKNGQEACLNPEAPMVKKIINKMLNKGSTN, from the exons ATGGCCCGAGCCGCGATCGCCGCTCCCCGGCTCCTCCGTGCCGCGATGCTACTCCTGCTCCTGGTGGCCGCCGGCCGGCGCGCAGCAG GGGCGCCCGTGGTCAATGAACTGCGCTGCCATTGCCTGCAGACTTTGCAGGGGATTCACCTCAAGAACATCCAGAGCGTGAAGGTGACGCCCCCGGGCCCCCACTGCGGCCAAACCGAAGTCAT AGCCACTCTTAAGAATGGTCAGGAAGCTTGTCTCAACCCTGAAGCTCCCATGGTTAAGAAAATCATCAATAAGATGCTAAACAA GGGCAGCACCAACTGA